A region of the Columba livia isolate bColLiv1 breed racing homer chromosome 15, bColLiv1.pat.W.v2, whole genome shotgun sequence genome:
TCTGAATTCCACTGCATGGTTTGAAAATTATCTGGGATCCTTTCTGGAACATGCTACTGTTGAAGACATGCAGCTTTTTGGTGATGAACCAACGGTAAGTGCAGGCTCATCGTAATACTCTATGCCTAGGATGCTGTCTTCCTGCCCTGACCAAAATTCATGGAGATGCTGCTGGCAggaacatttttcttgtttatgtATTGTGAACAGTCACTTcagttcttattttttccccacatcaTGATTTCTTGTGATAAGAGACACTTGCACAGAAGTCGGTTTCACACGGGTAATTCCGCAGAAAGCAAACCAGAGTCAGTAAGAGCTGCAAACCCCAACTTTATCTCCAGACTGGACCAATGTCTGGGCCTGGTTTAATGTAGACTGTACCAGGCCTGTGTGTGTGAGCGGTGCTGGAGAGGCCACGTCCTTTAGCAGCTCTCCCACCTTTGTGCCTCACAGCAGTCAGAGAGAGGCTTCCATGTCCTTGGAGTGCaaagataaataaaagcagGTACAACTGTATtacttgaaaaaagaaaataaattttatcacAACCTTAAAGCCAGGTGAAAACATCCTTATTGCTTGAGGTGAGGGTTGTTCAAACTGTCCTCAGTGACTGTCAGGATTAAAGTATccattctattattttttttaatttttttttttttttccatgtccaTACCTTCAGCTTCAAAAATTTGCCAGGGATCCAGTCAATATACAGCTGATCAGCAGCCTCACCTTGCTGCGGGAGACAGCTGTGTACTACACCTGGCTGCTGACCTCCGGACCTGGTTTTCCCTTATCGAGGTATGGGACCTGACCTGAATTCCTGCCTGACTTACGGTTTCTCATGGGACTGTGACTTAGCAAATGTTTGCTCAGTGACGGTTCTGATGGCTGCTTCCACGAAACAtgtaaagcatttttctgttcctcaaATCATTGCATTGCACTGGGCCAGACcacaagtcttgggaaatgtcCCACAGTGCCAGCCACCAACTAATGACCAATAGCATGTCTTGCATGTTCATGCAGTTTTGCGTGGCACAGCAGTACTCTCTGTAAGCAGGAGCATCAGCGTCATCAGAGCTAAAATGAATCAGCAGAAATGTGCACTGGAAAAGAGCATTTTTGTAAAAAGAGGAAAGGTCTGGCAGAGCCACTGTCTGTCGCACTGTCAGTTTCTTGTTTCCCACCCGCAGTGTCCCAGACAGACTGGTTTGCTACCTGAGCCCCTCAGCAGTGAGCAACCTGAGCAGAGATGACGCTCTGAGCTTGGCCCAGAGGATCACTAAGAACTGCCCGTGGAACCTGACACACAGAGGAATAACTAGGAAGCGagctccctcctcccttcccgCAGAGGAACTGCAGGTAATCTCCTGTCGAGCCCCACCACTCAGCTCTTCATTCTTCTGGACAAAATTTATGAGGGCTGAGGATTCAGCTTTCATACCTCCTCTTGTGTACACTCCTGTAGGTCATCTTGCTTTTTTTACTGGGGCATCTGCCTGGTGTTTCGTAATCTGAAAATTCTCAGGGGATGAATGCAGTCTGTCACAGGCTTCATCACACAAGATGGAGGCAGTGATTTAAGATGTCCAAAGGCCGTAGGATTCAATAAGCTCAATTCATTAGTCCTCTgactctcttttctttctgtgtgggACTTTTTCAGGTTGCATCCTCTTTGGTGAGAAAGTTTGAGCATTTCTCTGCTGAGATCCTGCATGCACTGGGCCAGGCTGCAGTTGGGCTGTCTGTATCCGACATCCAGAACAACATCCATGATAAGGACCTTGAAGCATCTATTCCTGCCCTGGGTGAAGTTCGCGGCTGGAACGCTGAGCAGTCCAGCACTATTATCAACAAACTGCTCAGCTCTGGCTATCAGGTATAAAGGATAAGTTTCACAAATGCACCTCACCCCTGGTATACCTATTATAGCTGCAAACAAATGATATTTGGCCCTTCATGTACTCATGCCTGCATGCGTTACCTTTCAGATCCTGGATGGACAGAGCCTGGCAAAGCTGGGGAGCTTGGTGGCTGGTCTCAACAGCAGCACAGTTCGAAATCTGCCTCCAGAAGTCATCTTGGAAGCCATTAAATTGCCTGAGTTTGTTCAGCAAATGGCGACCCTGCCCTCTCCTCTGAAAATGGCATTTGTGGAAAAGgtgaagttgtttttttcctcttcaggcGTCATAAATTAGCAAAGCTCCAGTGAGTCCCAGCTAAGAACACTGGTTACCTGGGGCCAGGCATTGACACACAGGTGCACACCCAGACCACATTCCCTCGGGGGGGTTGGCGTTGCTAAACAGAGTGTGCAGCAGGACAAGCATCTCAGGTCCCTGTCACCGTGTCCTTGGCTGCCAGCCAGCATGTCCGGCCGAGCCTCCtggggaggagggcaggagaagCAACTGTTCTATTGGTGGTCCTAGAAACTGCTCCCCACTGACTTGACGAGATGCTTGCAGGGAAAGGTTGTTGTCATGGTTCAGAGTGAGACCTGTGTGAGAAGTGAAGGCAGCTTAGAAAATAGCTTTTAAGCTGCACTGATCCTCCAGCAGTGCAGAATTTCATTCCTTCATGTGATTATGTAGGATGTGGACACCTCTTTGCCTTTATTCTCACTGACTTTAGCCTTCAAGCTGCATGTTTAGCATTCAGGTTTGTTGGTATTCGTCCTCCCTCTGGTAGGAAAGACTCTGACCTGTTTTTGGCACCCCAGGCACTGCCTATAACGTGTCCTGGGCCAACAGGGCTGCCAGGGCTCTGTGTGAAGCATTAGTGAAATAACATCTCATTTACCGCAGCACTGTTCTGCTGTGTGCCTTCGGTAAGCTGAGACATTGTTAGGGTTGGCAGAGAGGAAAGACTTATCCCTCCTTTCTGGCTGGTTAAACATTTTTAGGGCATGAAGCCAAGAGGTGGGGAACTGATAAGAGACAGAATTGTTCCCATTCATCAGGACACCAGGTATTAGGTCCAAGCAGCTCTCCTGGTCTGATGAATATGTCAAACAGGAAACATTTGATAGTGTTAGGTCTCTGAGAAGTGCCCAGATGTTCAGCAGGGGAATTTTCCTGGCTTCTTTCCAGTTTGTCATTTCTCCTCTGGCACTTGTTTCTTTTAGCCACAAAGTTTGAATGatatggttgttttttttaaagatttcctCCAGTGTAGGCCACCCTGCTGACCTGGTTAAATATATCCCTGATGCTCTGGCCAGTTATATTCCAAAATCATTGCTTGTTTTTGAGGAAGAGAAGCCCAGTGTTCAGGATTTCAACAGTAAAATGTGGACCCGAGAACAGGTAATATGCTAGTGGCTTGTGCCCTTCCTACCCCTCAGCATCAGCCTTGGACTCTCCAGAGCTGTGAGTCTGCTCTGTAAATCCATCTGAAAATCCAGGTGGATGTTGCAGAGGAGCATTGTAACCGCTGACGCTCTGGCTTTGCTTCACAGGCTGCCATGTTCTTCAATGATGTGATAAAGACAGAGCCTGACTTCACCAGGTAGCGTTTTTCTTATCTTCTTCCATTTTCCATGTTTGCTTTGATTGcaatttttgtgtttcctttggtTCATATGGCAGACCCATCCTATTCATTCCATAGCAACAGATGGGAAATATCatgcaaaccaaaacacaggGATGTAGCACCAAGGTTTACCAGGGTATCAGCTGTAAAATATACCCCAAAGCCACATTTGCTTTCCAAGACAATGCTGCTGGCTCAGGCTGTGCCTGGAGCCTTGCTTCTGACTGCCTCTGTGTTTTGAATCGGAGAATATGTCAGTCTTCCATGATGCTATTTCAGGGATTAGATTTTGTTAGCTCTCATATCTGAGATGAGAAATTATGAAAACCATTATATGTATCTGGAAAAACAATGGAGTTGGCATCAGTGTCCTGCTGAGTTCACAGTAGAAGCTTTTCCATATAGAAAGCCATTGAAGTTTTAGGGCCTGCTCCCTGAGCTCTCCCGGGCTGTGCAGCCTGTGCTCAGTGCTGAGGATCTGCACAACTCCACTGCACTTTCAACGTGTGGCATGCACTGAGAACTCCTGGAGGAGATTGGTCTTGTAATTCAGGATGCAGTAATACTGCTCAGGGAGAGTTTGTCCCTGCATTTGTGCTTCCCCTATGAGTCTCTAGATGATATTTATCTGACCAGTGATGGCTTCTTGATCTCTCACATTCATCAAGACTCACAATTCTAAGGGAATGGAGTTTGGAGACCGTTAAGCTTTGGGAACAGGAGAGGTTTATGCTTCCTGTATTTGTCGTTATATATATGGGAGATCAGCACTGAATTTTCTCCCAAAGTCCTCACCCCTCTGATTTACTTTCTGTCAATGTTCAGTCTCTCCCAGTCGGTCCTCCAAGGCTTCACCTGTGCAGCTGCACGTGAGCTGGACGCAGAAAGCCTTCAGGACCTGGCCAAAGCCATGAAGGAGAAGAATGTCGAGCTAGGAGAAGACCAGGTCAGTTTCCATATTTCAAAATGCAGTGTTTGATGTTGGCGTGAAGATGGCGATGAGGATTGCTCAGCCAGAACAAAACCACTTCCAGCGTAAGGGACTAGAACAAATGTGACTGGTCCTGGGTCTCTGTCCCACAGTTCTGAATTTCCCCAAAGAGAGAAGTTGTCAAAACCCAGTTGACTGGTTTCTCAGGAACTAAAACCtctgatttctgtgttttattattattactttggagcagagtaaaatatttatatttggttggggtttgtttgtttccttatgttttcctgctgtttcctttctttgatGTAAACTGTGGTGTCCTTTCAGCTGAGCTGCTTAGTGAAGATGGTGACACTGAATGGGATTCCCAAGGATTTAGATAACTATCCTAAAGATGTGTTGCTATTTTTAAGGTAACTGTGCTATGGTTTTTGTGCTCTTGCCTCAGAACTTAGTGGGGAAAAGAGGTATTACTTTATAACATTGCTGGCAACGACTAGTTCGTATTTGATGTATATTTCAAACTTGTTCGGCCCTcattacaggggaaaaaaaaacagattgcGGAAAGCTTTCAAAAGGGTTTTAAGGTCCTTTCAAATTCAACCATCCATCATATTAATATAAACATTATGAAGCTCTTTTTAAATACATCCATTTGGATACAAAACCCATATGGGGTTTTCTTACTTTCTGGCTTCCCTGAATGTGCTTTTCCCTGACAACATCAAAGCAAACAGCCAGTAGAGGGGATTTCTTAGTTCCAGTAGCTACCCATCATGGTTCTGTATCCAAACCTTGAACAACTTTAAGCTGAGTCTCACAACACTCCTTAAGGTGAAAATGAATTGTTAAAAAATGCAGACTAGGATCTTGTAGAACAACAGCTGAATAGAGTTGAATCTGTGGATATGGGAGATGTTATATTGGACACAGTGTATGTTAAACAGCCTTGACCCTGACCAACCATTCAATATCTTTCACTGGAATTTATGGAGTATTTGTCTTTCTAGTCCTTCAGACTATGCAGCAACAGGGAGCTGTCGGCAGTACTTTGCTGAAATCGGGAGAGCAAATCTGCATGTTCTGCAAAAAGAGTCGTCCCAGCGGAAACAGCTGCTCTTGGAAGCATTAGCATGTCTGGTATGTGGTGAGGGGACAGCTctgcacagggctggggacaacATGGGCTTCGAGAATCCCCTTGTACAGCAGCATCCACTTCTATGTAACGCCTCTGTCTTgtcttatttcagaaaatccCTGGCACGCAAgtgaacacagaaaatacagagattCTGGGACGTCTGGTCTGTGACCTGGGTGGAGAATACATTAGAAGTTCTGGTGGGAATTTGCTGAAGCAGTTAAGCCGGTGTGAATCTTTCCTGCCCGATCAAGAAGAAGCCATTAGGAGCGTCGTCATTGGTGGTAACACTACGTTTGGGTATGAATTTTTCTTCTGGGCATATCAGCAAAACAATTCTCCTAAACAAAACCATTGTCCTATTAAGACCTGAGCGAACTCCAACCAACCAGCTTTATCAAAAACTTGAATAATTTGCTTGTTTTGGGTTTCACATTTGGCcttttatattgttttatttgaatttctttCAAGTGAAAAGGTTGGCTGGAATTCCACTGAAAAATACGCTGTCACTTCTGTGTCTCACTTGCTCTAGTTTTAAAAGTTCTGTTTCTACCTGTCAAGCTGACAGATGCTTGATGAACCCCTGGCTAGATCTAACAGAGACCTTGTCCGGGGAGACAAcatattttcccttcctgtgGCAAATGCCCTGGGATCTTGGCACTGAATTGGGTGATAGTTAGCAATAGATATTCTTTGGTTTGCATGGTTGAGAAAGTAATATATTTGTTAGGTGCCATTTTTCCACCCACCTGCCCTTATTTGTGTTACTAACAATTGCTTCTGCTCTCAGGGAATGAGGGAAGTTTTGTGTAACAGGAAGGGATCGAGAAGTTCTAGGATTTAAATCTTGTATTTTCTTAACTTCAGATGTTAGAAGGACATAATCCTGACAgcttttaaagtgttttgattttgtttgtttgtgggtttttaaattttattattattattaagctGATACCTGCTGATTTTTGCATGCAGGCCTCCTGCAGCATGGTCAGCTTTTACCTTGAATGAGCTCAGTGGATTGATTCCTGTCTTCGATCACAGTATCCTGCAGCAGATCCCCAAGGTGGGTTGGTCACAGAGGTGTGGGGAATTTGGGAAGCACTTGTAGGTCCTGCGGGATGGAAGAAATATGGtgggtttgttcagctgatACGTTTTCAGTAGTGTCTTCATTAAAAGTGTGGTGCCAAAGGGGATGGATGGTCTATGGGAAGTGAGATTGACCAAGCTGATAACCTGGAACTGCAGATCCAGGTCACTGTCGTCTTACTCCTGTACCTGTTGGATGAGTACCGAAGATGGAAAGCAATAGTAAGTATATGCAATGCTTTGTGAGGAGGTAAAATCTCTTACTGGGCATGGGATATGGTAGAGTTTAGGCATTTATAAAACAGCCTTTGGCTCACCAAGGACTGGTCTTGAGGcttacagcagcagctctgctgcccataGTGCTTTACCAGTGAAGCTTGTCTGAGTAGCAACTTGTTACGCTGGTGATATGCCCAAAACTGCAATATCCCCCtgatgaaacattttctttgcagaaagctTTAACTGTTTGGCTGAAAAACTTTGCACACGATTCGCCCCTGTCCAGGAAACAGGTGGCCGCTGTTGTCCAGGAGCTCCTGCCCACGAGGCACAAGCGTGCTGACGGTACGGGAGCTTTTCCTGATACTAACAGCAGGATTCCCCCCGGTGCTTGTGGGTCTCCCTGAATCTGTCTGAGTTGAACTGTGAAACCCTTGGTGGTGGATGACCCAGGAGGAGGGGGGAACCATGATTTCATACCTGTCCCTCTGCAGCAAGGGAGCATTCAGAGCTTGACACAAAAGGATTTAACACTGAACACATTTGATAATTGCTTCCACAGGTTGCCCAGCTGGCAAGCAGGTAACAGAGGAGGTTCTTAACGATGACACAATGCCTATTTACTACACACCTGAGGAGTTACGTGCTTGCCTGAAGAACGTCTCTCTGGAGAACCACCTCTCTCAGATACTGACCTACCCATTCAGTGTTCAGCAATTAGCTGTGCTGAAGGAGAATCTGGATGAGGTAATGCTGGGCTGAAGAATGTCAAATTATCTACTGATGAGATTGCTCAGAGACGTGTCTGGTTGATTTTAAGTATCTCCAAGGACTGAGACTCCACCACCCCTGTGGGCTCCTCTTGCAATATTTGACCACCTATGGATTTCTTATTATCTAATCAGAATTTTCATTGCCTGTTGGCCCTTATCCTTTCACTGTGTGCCCCTGAGAAGACTGTGGCTCCTTCTTCCCTGTAATCTTCCATTAGACAGTCAAAGACAGTAATAAAATCTTctcagggttttttctttccctggggACCTGCTTGCCTGAGCTATCGAGCAGAAAACGGACACACACGCTCATGGCATCTCTTTGGCTTCGCTTTCTTATTCTTTGTGGACCTTTAGGGCTTTTTCACCTTAATTCTGCAAAGAATATAAATTCACAGGCGTGATAACGAGTGTTCATAGCAACGACCGTGATCTTTCCACAGACATATCCTGATGGGTATCCTGAAAGTCTGCTTCGCAACCTGGGACCCCTCATGGATTTTATCACCCCAAAGGACGTTGCCAAATGGAAGATAACTTCAGCTGACACACTGGCTTTCTTGCTAAGAAATGAGCCCCCTAATGATcaggtttgggtttgggtttgctttCCTGCCCATGTTTGCTTCCTGGTTTGGGAGCTGCTGGTTTACGACGAGTTTAAAGGGTTCAGAAGTGATTGGCCCCATCTTTGAGGGCCAAACAAACAGATTTGAAAtgattcaattttatttttgtaagttgcatttgtttttcttttgaggaTGAAAACATAAATTCTGATTCAAGTTAAATGTGTTTCTAGGCTTCAGCAATAATTAGACGATATATTGACTTGGGAAACCCCTTGAATGCCACTGCACTGAATGCAATTGGTACAAGATATGTGTGCCTTCTAAATGCGACTGATTTGAACATGATAGACCCCAACAGCTTGAAGTGAGTCAAATATTGTGATGTTTTTGACTTCTTGCAAAAGCACTTTCCCATCAGCAAGTGCggtttccttttctctccattCAGTGACAGGAAATGTAGGAACCAACTGAACCTGCTCTGTGTCCAAGTTTCAAAGCCCACTGTTCTCCCTCCCCCCAGGAAGGGCTCAGATTTGCGGTCCAGCTCTCTTTATTGTACCTCAGCTGACAACAGATACGGTCTGAATGCATGCAGAGGCACAAGAGAGCTCTCATTAAATGTGATTTAAATTCATTTGAAAGACCGCTATATGAAATTAATTAATAACTCTATCTTTGCAAACACTTAAACTTATCATGTACTACCTGAGTCATTATAACTTAGAACACACATCATTTTGAGCAGGAGGCCAAGTAATTTGTTATGGTTTTTTTGCTTAGCTTCTCCCCATACCTCTTCAGTCTACTGGGAAGAGGGGGCAAGCTGTCCTATCTAGAGAATCCCAGAGAGATACTCAGAATAGTTTATTCAAATTGAAGATTGAAATTGaatataataaaatgtttttctccctatatcttcatttttctgcaggCTGGCATCTCTGAATCTTTCAGCCTGTTCGCAGACTACGAAAGACATCTTGTATGTTAAAGCCAAACGTGCTTTCTCAGACCAGCACAATACACCTGCTTATTATCAGCTTATTGTACCATATCTAGGTATGTAAAAGAacaggatgggatggggatggtgtggggaaagggaggggCCTTAGCCAGAAGCTGAATGGTTATCAAATACTACCGAAGATGTGGTCATTTTCCAGGGCAAGTTGTTACCAGTTTGGGAGAGTTTGGGGCTTTTCCAACTTGTAGTTGGCATAAAATATTCTGGAAAGATTCTGTACCTGACTTAAAGTTGCCTACATCAATTGTCAGGCTGTCACAGGGAAAAATCAAACTCATGACTGCTGGGATGGGTAAGATCTGCCAGGTCCACAAGAAATCCAGCTGCTCGTGCTTAACGCTTATCTCACAGCTGTGTCACAAAACATGGGTTTTACCCTGTTAAGCCAAGAATTTATTCACAGCCTGAGCAAATTGTTCTTACAGCTCTGCCTGACATCTAGCATTGTCACAGATTGGCTTAATGGCCAATATAATAATACCGCCCAGCCAACTGGAGTAGCATCCATATATTTTGCAGCTAGAACTCACTCTGTTAGCACCTGCAGCCTAATAAATTTTGGATTAATCATTGTAGCTCCAGCTTATATAGGTATACAACCCTGCTCAGGTGAGGGCTCTTCCTCCTGCATTGACATGCTTTCTCTTTTGGGTCCCAGGGGGTGCTCCTGGTGTGGATCTCCAAGCTCTAAGCAAGGACAATGTGAACATGAATGTTAGTACTTTGGCGGGGTTAAGAAGCGACGCTTTGATGGTGAGCTGAATTTTGAAATTGTTTGGGTCCTTGCATTCTTGTTATGGTTGCATTGTCCATTGGTGTGAATCAGGAGTCATTCCATCAAAGTCAGCAGGATGCTAGACCAGTACAAAGTGGCAAAACAGCCTGAAACTtagttaaaaatataatttggaGTCCTACGTAGATGCTAAGCCAGTCTTACTGGGGAATTTCTCTAGCCCAGGCTCTCATAGTAGGAATGGCAGGAGCAGAGGATGGGCATCCACTAGACTACAGTCCACAGGTATGTGCCAGATCTTTTAGCGAGAGTGTTAGCTGTAATATCATCAGTTTTGGAAGAAATTCCAGTGATTTGGACAGTGACCGGAGCCCCCACTTGGGTGTAGGAGACCTGACATCAGAGGACAACAGAAATAGGCTTTGAGGAACTGTTGCGTTCATCCCCTCAACCTAAGGCAAGAATGTCCCAACTGCAACTGCTCACCAGAAATTTGTTCTTCACACTTCTGCTGACAGAAACCTCACAGATTCCCTGGTCAGATGTATTGTTTCCATTCCTGCATTTACATCCATAATTCTTGCTCTTTGATTTCCCCTAGAGCCTGACACCTTCTGAGGTTCAGGGCTTGCTGGGGATGAATCTTGCTGATCTGAAGAAGTGGCAGTACAAGCCTCCCATCTGGGACTGGATCCAGGTGCAGAAACAATCAGAACTGAATAAACTGCAGATTGGGCTCACTGGGGGAACGCAGGAAGGCTACATCAACATCGTCACACCCAAATTTCAGAGTACGTAGTGTGTTTGGACCTCTgtgctttaaatatttctttttgggtTAGAGCAAGCAGAAAACCTGCCTTACGGAAGCAAAGTGCTTTCAGTTGTCTGTAAAGAGACGTGGGTGCACcgagctgctgcagcttccgGGGCCCTGACTCGTGCGACATAGAGATGCCCCACCACATGGGGATAAAGCTTCAATCCTTGATTTCTTGGCACTGACaccctctcttttttctccagCACCATCCTCAGCCCCTCTGGGTCCTGTGGCCATGATGTTCCacctcctgcctgctctgcttACCAGTTTCCTGATCATGTCAGTTTTATCTTGAAAATGTTTCTCGGGAGAAAGCAGGATGAGGGGGGACCAGCCTGTGACCTGTCGTGAGACCTTTGGGGACAGCCACGCGGGGGTGAGGGGTGCTCAGTGCAAGCAGGCAACGTATACAGCCCAGTGTTCGCTTTCAGGTACTTTTATCTTTCAAAtcactcaaaaaaaagaaaaaatcagtgttCTGTCTGAAGGGAAGATTTCAGACACTTCAGAGCAGGATCTTTGCCTTTTGTACAGACCAAGCCTAGGTAAGCCCGAGTCATATTATTGCAACACAAACTGTGTCAGTATTTTACTGCGCAACCCTGGTGGGTTTAAGGGTGAGCAAATGGGCTGTTCCGCATGTTAATGACGAAGTTTCTCAAAGAACCTCATCTCTTGACACTGCCAGGATCTCTGAGTGGGAGTGAAATTTCCCAGCTGGttgtaaataaataatggaACTAAGTAAAAAATACCAGAAGCAAATTGATGAGTTGCTGTTGTCTGCTCTTCATTCAGGCTGCCCAAACCTTGTGTCTGCAGGTATCAGTCCAAATTAAATGGTCAGAACCCCCAAATATGcctgttaattttctttgatgTCGACTACTCAACACTAAAGAGCTGAGGCTGTTCTCAGTTTCTCATGGGGAGGGCATAAGAACTTTGTATAAGATTT
Encoded here:
- the LOC102093258 gene encoding mesothelin isoform X1; this translates as MFGLSEDLCRNAAVIPKSGLPPFGWLAGCYCRFCWDIPVLQLPCQWVSQEMLLKVAHGQASPCSLTFGQYACAQSAWLQDLQDDFLISLYSCLIPKPASPMDAEYSVLFFSKYDAKKLIAALTMFSRRFSHVPLSLEWNMVFINGLWEKMLQTPNIDSPPILSQWVHEGLQPFLVEPKVFACLHAKNIVCETFQNIVAALNDIYSDLPVEEQRRIYSGIKYYLTQDGSNQKCYSAAVPGLNSTAWFENYLGSFLEHATVEDMQLFGDEPTLQKFARDPVNIQLISSLTLLRETAVYYTWLLTSGPGFPLSSVPDRLVCYLSPSAVSNLSRDDALSLAQRITKNCPWNLTHRGITRKRAPSSLPAEELQVASSLVRKFEHFSAEILHALGQAAVGLSVSDIQNNIHDKDLEASIPALGEVRGWNAEQSSTIINKLLSSGYQILDGQSLAKLGSLVAGLNSSTVRNLPPEVILEAIKLPEFVQQMATLPSPLKMAFVEKISSSVGHPADLVKYIPDALASYIPKSLLVFEEEKPSVQDFNSKMWTREQAAMFFNDVIKTEPDFTSLSQSVLQGFTCAAARELDAESLQDLAKAMKEKNVELGEDQLSCLVKMVTLNGIPKDLDNYPKDVLLFLSPSDYAATGSCRQYFAEIGRANLHVLQKESSQRKQLLLEALACLKIPGTQVNTENTEILGRLVCDLGGEYIRSSGGNLLKQLSRCESFLPDQEEAIRSVVIGGNTTFGPPAAWSAFTLNELSGLIPVFDHSILQQIPKKALTVWLKNFAHDSPLSRKQVAAVVQELLPTRHKRADGCPAGKQVTEEVLNDDTMPIYYTPEELRACLKNVSLENHLSQILTYPFSVQQLAVLKENLDETYPDGYPESLLRNLGPLMDFITPKDVAKWKITSADTLAFLLRNEPPNDQASAIIRRYIDLGNPLNATALNAIGTRYVCLLNATDLNMIDPNSLKLASLNLSACSQTTKDILYVKAKRAFSDQHNTPAYYQLIVPYLGGAPGVDLQALSKDNVNMNVSTLAGLRSDALMSLTPSEVQGLLGMNLADLKKWQYKPPIWDWIQVQKQSELNKLQIGLTGGTQEGYINIVTPKFQTPSSAPLGPVAMMFHLLPALLTSFLIMSVLS
- the LOC102093258 gene encoding mesothelin isoform X2 → MLPLFQSLGFLLLVGWQVAIADSAGTYLCSSYPVNESAVCASVKRVSQEMLLKVAHGQASPCSLTFGQYACAQSAWLQDLQDDFLISLYSCLIPKPASPMDAEYSVLFFSKYDAKKLIAALTMFSRRFSHVPLSLEWNMVFINGLWEKMLQTPNIDSPPILSQWVHEGLQPFLVEPKVFACLHAKNIVCETFQNIVAALNDIYSDLPVEEQRRIYSGIKYYLTQDGSNQKCYSAAVPGLNSTAWFENYLGSFLEHATVEDMQLFGDEPTLQKFARDPVNIQLISSLTLLRETAVYYTWLLTSGPGFPLSSVPDRLVCYLSPSAVSNLSRDDALSLAQRITKNCPWNLTHRGITRKRAPSSLPAEELQVASSLVRKFEHFSAEILHALGQAAVGLSVSDIQNNIHDKDLEASIPALGEVRGWNAEQSSTIINKLLSSGYQILDGQSLAKLGSLVAGLNSSTVRNLPPEVILEAIKLPEFVQQMATLPSPLKMAFVEKISSSVGHPADLVKYIPDALASYIPKSLLVFEEEKPSVQDFNSKMWTREQAAMFFNDVIKTEPDFTSLSQSVLQGFTCAAARELDAESLQDLAKAMKEKNVELGEDQLSCLVKMVTLNGIPKDLDNYPKDVLLFLSPSDYAATGSCRQYFAEIGRANLHVLQKESSQRKQLLLEALACLKIPGTQVNTENTEILGRLVCDLGGEYIRSSGGNLLKQLSRCESFLPDQEEAIRSVVIGGNTTFGPPAAWSAFTLNELSGLIPVFDHSILQQIPKKALTVWLKNFAHDSPLSRKQVAAVVQELLPTRHKRADGCPAGKQVTEEVLNDDTMPIYYTPEELRACLKNVSLENHLSQILTYPFSVQQLAVLKENLDETYPDGYPESLLRNLGPLMDFITPKDVAKWKITSADTLAFLLRNEPPNDQASAIIRRYIDLGNPLNATALNAIGTRYVCLLNATDLNMIDPNSLKLASLNLSACSQTTKDILYVKAKRAFSDQHNTPAYYQLIVPYLGGAPGVDLQALSKDNVNMNVSTLAGLRSDALMSLTPSEVQGLLGMNLADLKKWQYKPPIWDWIQVQKQSELNKLQIGLTGGTQEGYINIVTPKFQTPSSAPLGPVAMMFHLLPALLTSFLIMSVLS
- the LOC102093258 gene encoding mesothelin isoform X3, giving the protein MWKYKHGWQVAIADSAGTYLCSSYPVNESAVCASVKRVSQEMLLKVAHGQASPCSLTFGQYACAQSAWLQDLQDDFLISLYSCLIPKPASPMDAEYSVLFFSKYDAKKLIAALTMFSRRFSHVPLSLEWNMVFINGLWEKMLQTPNIDSPPILSQWVHEGLQPFLVEPKVFACLHAKNIVCETFQNIVAALNDIYSDLPVEEQRRIYSGIKYYLTQDGSNQKCYSAAVPGLNSTAWFENYLGSFLEHATVEDMQLFGDEPTLQKFARDPVNIQLISSLTLLRETAVYYTWLLTSGPGFPLSSVPDRLVCYLSPSAVSNLSRDDALSLAQRITKNCPWNLTHRGITRKRAPSSLPAEELQVASSLVRKFEHFSAEILHALGQAAVGLSVSDIQNNIHDKDLEASIPALGEVRGWNAEQSSTIINKLLSSGYQILDGQSLAKLGSLVAGLNSSTVRNLPPEVILEAIKLPEFVQQMATLPSPLKMAFVEKISSSVGHPADLVKYIPDALASYIPKSLLVFEEEKPSVQDFNSKMWTREQAAMFFNDVIKTEPDFTSLSQSVLQGFTCAAARELDAESLQDLAKAMKEKNVELGEDQLSCLVKMVTLNGIPKDLDNYPKDVLLFLSPSDYAATGSCRQYFAEIGRANLHVLQKESSQRKQLLLEALACLKIPGTQVNTENTEILGRLVCDLGGEYIRSSGGNLLKQLSRCESFLPDQEEAIRSVVIGGNTTFGPPAAWSAFTLNELSGLIPVFDHSILQQIPKKALTVWLKNFAHDSPLSRKQVAAVVQELLPTRHKRADGCPAGKQVTEEVLNDDTMPIYYTPEELRACLKNVSLENHLSQILTYPFSVQQLAVLKENLDETYPDGYPESLLRNLGPLMDFITPKDVAKWKITSADTLAFLLRNEPPNDQASAIIRRYIDLGNPLNATALNAIGTRYVCLLNATDLNMIDPNSLKLASLNLSACSQTTKDILYVKAKRAFSDQHNTPAYYQLIVPYLGGAPGVDLQALSKDNVNMNVSTLAGLRSDALMSLTPSEVQGLLGMNLADLKKWQYKPPIWDWIQVQKQSELNKLQIGLTGGTQEGYINIVTPKFQTPSSAPLGPVAMMFHLLPALLTSFLIMSVLS